The DNA segment TAATGGTCTGGCTCTCCTTAGGTTATTATCAATAGGGATAAAGGTTTACGAAATCTCTGCAAGGTAACAACAGATGTGTGGTGACATTGATTATTGCAGTGTCTGCCCAGGATTAGTTGGAGTCGGCTAATGCACAGCCATCCTAAGTGGATGCTAGTGAATATGGGGTATGGGATCTAGTGTAGGCTTTTTATGAGGCCTTGGGCTCTCCAACTACAACAGTTGGCCTTCGTAGTGTGATTTACCTAATGTTATGATTACCCATCAAGGAAAAAACTATACTTTCTTAATAGATAAAAACAGAGAAAAGTAAGAGAATACAGAATGTACCTCCTTCTTCCCTATTTGTGTGTAGAAATGGTTTAGCAAAGACTGTTTTGCTTGTCTGACCTGACAATAAACAACAGCCTTTGGAATTGTGATTCTAAGCGAGTCAGCCACCAACCCTATATATGATGACACATTTGATGCAATTCTCCTGAAATGACCCTCTGCATAACGATCAATATTTGAGGGGGCAGGAGTTCCAGATTTTTCCACTTCTTGAGGAAGTCTCCGGAAGAAATCCACAGTGAGATAAGAAGATTCCATATCTACAAGCCGAAGATTTGTCTTCTTACTCTCTTCACGAAACCTTTCTAAAGCCTCATTTGCAGCTGCAGCTAGTTCAGCTTGGAATGTTGGGAAGCGTTTCAGTTCCTGCAGTCACATGTTAATACCTTCGCAAGCTATGCCAACAATTCATGAACAAGGTAAAACATACTTCCAAAAGTTACCTGTGTTTCAGCTATTGATTTCCTCACAAGTTCTTTTAGAACAAAGTTAACCTACACAAAATCAAAGATAGTTAATTTAATTCTGTGTTagatcaaaattaaaaatcagaGAATACAAGTGTAATGCATACAGCATCAACTGAAGCTTCAGCTGGGCCTCTAAAGTATCCAAGAGCCCCCTCAATCAAGCGCCTGTAACCTTGCTCGGGTGCAATCAAGTGAGGTTGATAACCATCAGCCTCTGACACCACTTTCCTTACATTCTGGAGAGAAAGATGTCGATCAAATGGAAGCTTCCGTAAAGCAGCAGGAAGCTGATTGTCAAAGACATGATATATCCTATCTCCTCCAGGCCGCCTAAGAACAATAAAGaacattattatttaaataaatagacCTATCAACTAGCTCATCAGTGATAACAAACTGACAATCAAGTCAATCAGATTTTGGCAATGTTCATTCTAGCTTATGCAGTGGGCAAACCACATCACAAAGGTTCCGGTTGTTGAAAGCCCATTCCTCATAAGTGTTAAGAAGTATATCATTCATCATTTCAGTTAATAAATAGTAAACTAAATGTTGACGATCTCACGTCAACTAGAAATATGatgaaattataatatttaaacagATACAAATCTCACCGTATAAGCTGATTCCGTAGggttaagttaaatttaaagtcgACTTTCtaatatgatatcaaagtcTATCCTAATGGGATATGTTGGGTCTATCATGCCACCCATGAATATTTATTCACCCGATAGAGATGTCACGTTCTCAACATGAAATGTCTTGGAGATCCCACATAACTAGAGATATAACCAATTATAATacataagtgggtgtaaacctcaccCTACAAACCAATTTTGTGAGGTTGAGTTggatttaaagttcactttgttaGACTAAATTTTGACTTCTTCAAGGAACTAGATAGTAGTTTGTCTACAATATTAGCAGGCAAAACCAAGGAACTAGATAGTTGGGAAAAAGATTGTGTATTATTGCGAGACTGCAAAATCTCATGATATATAGATCATACATCAATGTTGAAAAATTGAATACTTCAAACCATATGATTTTTTGGTAAAATATCTCCATTTAGGAACAATAAACACTGACCATTGATAATCTGTTCAGTGGTTCAATATTGAACTTACATTCTTGCCCTCACAATCTGAAGTTGTTTTTGAGGGGATCAATAGAACAGCTGTTAGAACCCCTGCAAACAAGCTCAATGAGCATATACAATAGAGAACACCTCCTTTCCGAGAAAGAAAAAGCTACTCCGAGAAGATACTTTCTCTTCCCAGCTAAAAGGCCtaacaaacaaaaataactcTCCTCCCCTTTATCACACCAACCCAGCCTCCCTCCCTTTAGACATGGTAACAACCTGGCACCTAAGCTCCTCCACAACCCAGACTCCTTATACTCCAATAGCTGGCCTTTCTGACCAATTATCTAAACCAAGACATGCTACAATAGCATTAAGACCAAGGATCCTATCAATAGCCTTCTTGGCTTTTGTGCAGGCTGAAAGTAAAGATACTTCTCAGGGACCTTTATTTGCAGTGGGCTTGCGCAAGACAGAGGAGAGGCTACTATAAATCCTAAGTATAAGTTTAGATTGACGGAAAGAGATGGAAAGAGATGGAAAGGGAAGACAGTAGGATGGTAGTTTTGTTTCATTTTGCACCATTCTATTTATTCCAAACATAGACTAGAAGTTGGTCAATCAATTGAAGTTAAAGAATATGAATTTGTGAGGACAAAATTTAATAGATTTCCTTAGAttaaatgaaggaaaaacaaaagcCCCTTTAGTATACATGCGcgtaaaatacaaattttgtttgcataaGTGCGCATTGAAAaggaattttgttttgaaaataaatgaaaatctCTGCAGAATCATCTCAATTCTCAGCTCATAATTTGGGCTGCAACTCCACTGTGATTCATGTATCTATAGAGACCAAAGAAAATAAACTGGCAACAGACCTATGCAATGTTACTCTCCACTACAATAGCACTGCTATTTGGCACAATTGGCTACCGTAATgtaaagaaataatttaattgaGGTTGGTATTTATATTCCAACGTATGATTTAATATTATACATGTTTATACCTTATACATCCTCCGTAGGATCTACAAGTTTCATAAGCTTGGTAAACTCTTATTTGGATGATCTAAGGATAAGACAAGAATCTTATTCACTAGATCAATTTTAAGTAAATGCTTAGCTCCCAACTCGGGACGAAGAGAAAGGAATCAATTTCATTCCCCTTCTACAAATCCTTCCAATCAAAGATGCTTATCACCTTTACCCTCCCTTCCCCTTTTCACATTGCACTCAAACATAGCATAAAAATGGAATACAGTAAAAGATATTTACCCTCCATCTAAATGCTCCTTGAATATCCGTTCAAATGCTCGGCAAAGTTCTAGGATGGAGTATAATTGAGCCTGAATGAGAAATTAACATTCAACAAATACTCAGAAGAACATCATGGAATTTTAAAGAAACCATCACAAGTTTAAACAACTCACTCCAGCATCAAGAGCAATAGGCCTCCCAAGATGATCCATCTCTGATTCAAGTTCCTCAATGCTTTTGTTTATTAAAGATGTAATACTGGGTATCCTTGCCCTAATTACTGACTCCAAATGCTGCAAAATAAGTCCATAGgattaaaaatataacttatCTTAAAAAAGGATTAGCAAAGACTATCTTCCAAAAGAAAACCTGTGAGAGAAGTTTTGCAAGGTATTCTGAACCCATTTTGTTGGCCAAGTGCCCGTAATCAGAACTGGAAGCAAAATACTCACGTTCCTTACGTCGAGCAACAATCATATCAACATTTCTATTGATGTCCGCTTGGGATCGATTTACTATACCAACCCAAGGATGTTGCAAATGATAAGACCTTCCTTCAAGGACCTTGAGGgaataaaagtgaaaatgaGGATAAATTAGTATAATTTTACATGCACAGTCGAAAGTTTAACATTAAAGGTACAtgcatcaaataaaaaaaaagattacaTCTAAAGCATTAGTTCCTTTGTCCATCAAATCTAGCTTTGTCAACACCCCAAATGTCCTTTCACCTAGCCATATTACAGACAAAACTTAGTAAAATATGACAAAGCAAGGCCATAATGTCCATTCCATGAAGCAATCAAAAGTACCTGTGGCGTCAACTTCCCTAGAAAGTTTAATAGCATCAGAAGTGGCAATGTCTTGATTAGCCGGAGATATTGCCAATATGATGCAATTAGGCTGTTAAAGATAAAGAATTGATTAAAGAAAATACCGAACTTGGCAGTACATCATGCAAGTAGTTTATTTTAAGATACAACGAGGAAACAAAATATTCATCAACTGAAATATAGAGAAAGCAATGTAGTTCAGAAATAGACATTTCATAATAATGAACTCACAAAATAAGTGAAACAAAAGGACATAATATAAGAAGTTCTGATGtaccattaaataaaattataataagacTTAAGTAATAGACTTAAGAGCATCACAACAACATTGCAAACTACCAACTGATTCCCAGACTCGTGACATAAAACAAATGAGAATGTTAACACATTATTGTTATCTATTCAATTAGGTCATACTAAATAGTTTCTTAATGTTGAGACATAATCACTTCTTGACTAAATTGGAGTACATCCTACAGGAAAATGGTGTAGCCAGAGATGGAAAAGTGTacccacatatatatatatatatatgtgtgtgtgtgtgtgtgtgtgtgtgtgtgtaccGTGTGTGTGGGTTATGTAACTTAAATTCAATTTGAAACTATTATATTAAAGGATTATATTTCCCATATTTTTTGTTGTCACTAACATTTTGATGACTTAAGGTTGTAGTTTTAATATTATGCTTTAATACTTTTGATGTTATGTTTGAGCAATTAAtagtaaaattttaataaactcTTCCTATTTGgaatctaatttaaaaaaattatgattacaAAACAATGATAATTG comes from the Phaseolus vulgaris cultivar G19833 chromosome 8, P. vulgaris v2.0, whole genome shotgun sequence genome and includes:
- the LOC137823509 gene encoding phragmoplastin DRP1E-like; translated protein: MTTMESLIGLVNRIQRACTVLGDYGGDDNNTFSSLWEALPSVAVVGGQSSGKSSVLESIVGRDFLPRGSGIVTRRPLVLQLHKLETGSQEYAEFLHLPRRKFTDFSLVRQEIQDETDRVTGKTKQISPIPIHLSIYSPNVVNLTLIDLPGLTKVAIEGQPESIVQEIEAMVRSYVEKPNCIILAISPANQDIATSDAIKLSREVDATGERTFGVLTKLDLMDKGTNALDVLEGRSYHLQHPWVGIVNRSQADINRNVDMIVARRKEREYFASSSDYGHLANKMGSEYLAKLLSQHLESVIRARIPSITSLINKSIEELESEMDHLGRPIALDAGAQLYSILELCRAFERIFKEHLDGGRPGGDRIYHVFDNQLPAALRKLPFDRHLSLQNVRKVVSEADGYQPHLIAPEQGYRRLIEGALGYFRGPAEASVDAVNFVLKELVRKSIAETQELKRFPTFQAELAAAANEALERFREESKKTNLRLVDMESSYLTVDFFRRLPQEVEKSGTPAPSNIDRYAEGHFRRIASNVSSYIGLVADSLRITIPKAVVYCQVRQAKQSLLNHFYTQIGKKEGKQLSQMLDEDPALMERRQQCAKRLELYKAARDEIDSVSWVR